A portion of the Clostridia bacterium genome contains these proteins:
- a CDS encoding serine hydrolase domain-containing protein, which translates to MAANCQPNRSRREEWIATKRRLAVLTVLVIVAQLLAGIPQASARAATPYDNAIATARLEIWKALSNGASAATVAIMDDSTIVYSEGFGMRSREESIPVDTDTQFNIGSISKVFATASILLLCDDGRVELDKPVTTYLPEFTMEDPRYAGITVRMLLNHSSGMPGTYIKTGFGAKKNRNYVAEALAELAHSNLKHDPGDVSVYCNDGFTVSEAIVERVSGMSYADFLETRIFSQASMNHSSCYFENGNANIARRYDITTGRALPAEYVNLLGSGGIASTAEDLCRFSRVLWADTLLEPSVLEEFTKPQYGPKTVPQGTPQFAFGLGWDSVELEAFARQGKKVIVKNGRTQQFISQLCAAPDEKLSVAVIFADPTAPASICTQIMQALMEGKGILNPDEQSVRFPPRSAAIPSELLKYEGYYGTSGGIMKVEFDTEANVMKASAYCNGQFVPVSQFMYAEDGCFHIDETEKLSLAEAFGTKFIMTHRDDLVGSTVAAQEIPQRNAVFSGRLFENKTWLPRNLTCYEFGPLVAVSGVVKELPGYVHFIGAPYALTDEHTASMALSHARDQMEPKITERGEELWLETQACLFSDASQAAPLDPGEKISIGSDSYNEWRKVQTQGVFNTDIPTRGRVLVFSPAGELTYDSLMDGQKALLLEEGSYVGFIGEPGDLFVPVHQPRV; encoded by the coding sequence TTGGCTGCAAATTGCCAGCCCAACCGATCAAGGAGAGAGGAGTGGATTGCCACGAAGAGACGTCTCGCTGTCTTGACCGTGCTGGTGATCGTCGCTCAACTGCTCGCAGGAATCCCCCAGGCGTCTGCGCGTGCAGCAACTCCGTACGACAATGCCATCGCCACGGCACGCTTGGAGATCTGGAAGGCTCTGTCCAATGGCGCTTCGGCCGCCACCGTCGCCATCATGGACGATAGCACAATCGTCTACTCCGAAGGTTTCGGAATGCGAAGCAGAGAGGAATCGATCCCCGTTGATACTGACACCCAGTTCAACATCGGCTCCATCAGCAAGGTGTTCGCGACCGCCTCGATTCTGCTTCTGTGCGATGACGGTCGGGTGGAGCTCGATAAACCGGTCACCACCTACTTACCCGAGTTCACCATGGAAGATCCGCGATACGCCGGCATAACCGTTCGTATGCTCCTCAATCATTCTTCCGGGATGCCGGGTACATACATCAAGACCGGGTTTGGCGCCAAGAAGAACCGCAACTATGTTGCCGAGGCGTTGGCCGAACTCGCGCACAGCAATCTGAAGCATGACCCGGGTGATGTGAGCGTCTACTGCAATGACGGCTTCACCGTCTCTGAAGCCATCGTTGAGAGAGTATCAGGGATGAGCTACGCTGACTTCCTGGAGACGAGGATATTCTCTCAGGCCAGCATGAACCATTCAAGCTGCTACTTCGAGAACGGCAACGCAAACATAGCGCGTCGGTACGACATCACGACCGGCAGAGCGCTGCCAGCGGAATACGTCAACCTACTTGGGTCGGGCGGAATCGCCTCCACCGCCGAGGACCTGTGCCGTTTCTCGCGGGTGCTGTGGGCAGACACTCTTCTCGAACCGTCAGTCCTCGAGGAGTTCACGAAACCGCAGTATGGGCCCAAAACAGTCCCCCAGGGCACGCCACAGTTCGCGTTCGGTTTGGGCTGGGACAGTGTCGAGCTGGAGGCATTCGCGCGCCAGGGCAAAAAGGTCATAGTAAAAAACGGCAGAACCCAGCAGTTCATCTCGCAGCTCTGCGCTGCGCCGGACGAGAAGCTATCAGTGGCCGTCATCTTCGCCGACCCTACCGCTCCTGCCAGCATATGCACGCAGATTATGCAGGCGCTGATGGAAGGCAAAGGCATTCTCAACCCAGATGAGCAATCGGTCAGGTTCCCACCTCGAAGCGCAGCAATCCCCAGCGAGTTACTGAAGTATGAAGGCTATTACGGGACCTCCGGTGGGATTATGAAGGTGGAATTCGACACTGAGGCAAACGTCATGAAGGCCTCGGCATACTGCAATGGCCAATTCGTTCCGGTTTCCCAGTTCATGTATGCTGAAGACGGGTGCTTCCACATAGACGAAACAGAGAAGCTGAGCCTTGCGGAGGCGTTCGGGACGAAGTTCATTATGACCCATCGCGATGACCTCGTCGGAAGCACGGTGGCCGCGCAGGAGATCCCACAGAGAAATGCGGTTTTCAGTGGTCGTCTGTTCGAGAACAAGACGTGGCTTCCACGCAATCTGACATGCTACGAATTTGGGCCGCTAGTGGCGGTTTCGGGGGTAGTCAAGGAACTGCCTGGCTATGTCCACTTCATCGGCGCCCCCTACGCACTGACTGACGAGCACACTGCGTCCATGGCTCTCTCACATGCAAGAGACCAGATGGAGCCGAAGATAACCGAGCGCGGCGAAGAGCTGTGGCTCGAGACGCAGGCATGTCTGTTCTCTGATGCCTCGCAAGCCGCGCCGCTAGACCCCGGCGAGAAGATCTCCATCGGAAGCGACAGCTACAACGAATGGCGCAAGGTCCAGACGCAAGGCGTGTTCAACACCGACATTCCGACCCGAGGCAGAGTGTTGGTGTTCTCACCCGCGGGCGAGCTCACTTACGATAGCCTAATGGACGGCCAGAAGGCACTCCTACTAGAGGAAGGAAGCTATGTGGGCTTCATCGGCGAACCCGGGGACTTGTTTGTGCCGGTGCACCAACCGCGAGTCTGA
- a CDS encoding pyridoxamine 5'-phosphate oxidase family protein: protein MGYFDESLQVMNELYGHDTAMTLATVNGEKANLRVVNAYYKSTAFYITTYGLSNKMREIAVNPHVAINHNLFVAHGLGENLGNPLDENNKDLREELRRVFSAFYDKHVDEEDKNTCILKIKLQDALVFAHDFKYFIDFEKRTATKEKCVVDIVF from the coding sequence ATGGGTTATTTCGATGAGAGCCTTCAAGTAATGAACGAACTATACGGGCATGATACGGCAATGACACTCGCTACGGTCAACGGCGAAAAAGCCAATCTAAGAGTCGTAAATGCGTACTATAAAAGCACGGCCTTTTACATCACAACATATGGTCTGAGCAACAAAATGAGGGAGATTGCAGTGAATCCTCATGTAGCAATCAATCACAATTTGTTTGTCGCACATGGTTTGGGCGAGAATCTTGGCAATCCGCTCGACGAAAACAACAAGGATTTACGTGAAGAATTGAGGCGTGTGTTCTCTGCATTTTACGACAAACATGTTGATGAGGAAGACAAAAACACCTGTATTCTGAAAATCAAGTTGCAGGATGCACTGGTATTTGCTCACGATTTCAAATACTTCATTGACTTTGAGAAAAGAACTGCCACAAAGGAAAAATGCGTTGTTGATATAGTGTTTTAG
- a CDS encoding ECF transporter S component, whose translation MAQMIASLTQFSRLSPFCSKVIHSVPDQLSLLQYLNDSYDLGLVDLYLYRNMIGAVYFLRRQGKRYVYKLYREADSAAAIRCAEITPMPARCWNATLHDFSLTGSAQVSAYGLSSQVFYVKLLSAADCSQLVLLRPVYCCNTGAMKVLVLRTRTVSTWYFFHLEVRELNRSATKNLVLAALFLALGLLMPFLTGQIPNLGSKLLPMHLPVLICGFVCGWPLGLVVGLITPVFRSLIFGMPPLFPTAVVMSFELAAYGFATGWFRRLFPKKSVFVYPTLILSMLLGRVVWGTASYVILGFADRAFGWKAFVAGAFVNALPGIILQLVVIPVVIIALDNARLIDNNG comes from the coding sequence ATGGCGCAGATGATCGCTTCTCTCACGCAATTCTCAAGGCTGTCGCCGTTCTGCTCGAAAGTGATACACTCGGTTCCCGATCAACTTAGTCTACTGCAGTATCTTAACGACAGCTACGATCTAGGGCTGGTCGATCTTTACCTTTATCGCAACATGATCGGCGCCGTTTACTTTCTGCGGCGGCAGGGCAAACGCTATGTCTATAAGCTATACCGAGAAGCGGATAGCGCGGCAGCCATTCGCTGCGCCGAGATAACCCCTATGCCGGCGCGCTGTTGGAACGCGACACTGCATGATTTCAGCCTAACCGGCTCGGCTCAGGTCTCGGCTTATGGCTTGAGTAGCCAGGTTTTCTATGTTAAGCTCTTATCAGCCGCTGACTGTAGTCAGCTCGTTCTATTGCGCCCAGTTTATTGCTGCAACACCGGTGCCATGAAGGTACTTGTCCTCCGCACGAGGACGGTATCGACATGGTATTTTTTCCATTTGGAGGTAAGAGAATTGAACAGATCTGCGACTAAGAACCTGGTGCTTGCGGCGTTGTTCCTGGCCCTGGGCCTACTCATGCCTTTTCTAACTGGACAGATTCCTAACCTGGGGTCGAAGCTGTTGCCGATGCACCTGCCCGTTTTGATCTGCGGCTTTGTTTGTGGGTGGCCGCTCGGGCTGGTTGTCGGCTTGATCACGCCGGTGTTTCGTAGCCTCATCTTCGGCATGCCGCCGCTGTTTCCGACGGCGGTGGTCATGTCCTTTGAGCTAGCGGCGTACGGTTTCGCCACCGGCTGGTTCCGGCGCCTGTTTCCGAAGAAGAGCGTCTTTGTTTATCCCACGTTGATCCTGTCCATGCTGCTGGGTAGGGTTGTTTGGGGCACGGCCAGTTACGTGATTTTGGGCTTCGCCGACCGCGCGTTTGGCTGGAAGGCCTTTGTGGCGGGCGCATTCGTCAACGCGCTGCCCGGCATAATCTTGCAGCTCGTTGTCATCCCGGTTGTGATCATCGCCCTTGACAACGCGAGGTTGATTGATAATAATGGCTGA
- a CDS encoding addiction module protein, translating to MQQELELDPATRADLAAKLLRSLEELSYAENERLWAKEAQRRPDEFLAGRGSERPAEDVFRDARAHLLLRRFPYSIMYSLLPNTIRILAIANQKRRPLYWCGRQ from the coding sequence ATACAGCAGGAACTAGAGCTCGACCCTGCTACACGTGCTGATTTGGCTGCCAAACTACTGCGTAGCCTGGAGGAGTTATCGTATGCAGAAAATGAACGTCTTTGGGCCAAGGAGGCCCAGCGTCGGCCCGATGAGTTTCTCGCAGGGAGGGGAAGTGAGCGGCCAGCCGAGGATGTGTTTCGCGATGCCCGAGCGCACTTGCTCCTCCGTCGCTTTCCTTACAGCATCATGTACTCACTCCTTCCGAACACAATTCGGATACTTGCCATCGCAAATCAGAAACGACGACCTCTTTACTGGTGCGGACGTCAGTGA